A region from the Chrysoperla carnea chromosome 4, inChrCarn1.1, whole genome shotgun sequence genome encodes:
- the LOC123297596 gene encoding calcium-transporting ATPase type 2C member 1 isoform X2 — MKQTHNNKYEKLVRNSKEKDIEVQSVVNPLYNSGTEGISNMWLTTAEASSLASEEVASRLRVDVRTGLNRREADLRRQLTGYNELTVKEEEPTWKKYVEQFKNPLILLLLGSAFVSVCMKQFDDAVSITIAIIIVVTVAFVQEYRSEKSLEELNKLVPPTCHCYREGHVESFLARELVPGDVVFLNVGDRVPADLRLIEAIDLAVDESSFTGETEPARKQTQATLKAMGHSEMCNIAFMGTLVRCGNGKGIVVSTGEKSEFGNVFKMMLEEEAPKTPLQRSMDVLGTQLSFISFIIIGVIMLLGWLQGKPILEMFTIGVSLAVAAIPEGLPIVVTVTLALGVMRMAKRNAIVKKLPTVETLGCVNVICSDKTGTITKNEMTVTVLVTSDGYLAEVSGAGYNDQGEIRFHRCDNIDRARESVYNLLEVGSVCNNAVINGETLLGTPTEGALLAAAMKHGMYGISERYIRLEELPFSSEQKMMIVKCIHKYSDTKDEVYFVKGALDRILPKCTKYIHNGQLHMFDKKKQDEYLAEAHEIGRKGLRVIGMAKGSSLNDLIYMGLVGICDPPRPMVRESISILQQSGVKVKMVTGDAYETAVAIANTIGLDTMQHMQTLSGDQIDSMSDIELEKCINNVSVFYRVTPKHKLSIVKALQHTGNIVGMTGDGVNDGVALKKADIGIAMGKNGTDVCKEAADMILVDDDFHTIIAAIEEGKGIFYNIRNFVRFQLSTSIAALSLIALATLMGIPNPLNAMQILWINIIMDGPPAQSLGVEPVDHDVLRQRPRNTKEPMITRAVIINVLMSASVIIIGTLWVFKREMSDNIITPRDTTMTFTCFVLFDMFNALSCRSQTKSVFTIGLFSNRFFLVAVSLSLLGQLAVIYFQPLQVVFQTEALELKDLVFLVSLTSTVWIISEIKKFIERTIEKRSLMRGMRADLDYV; from the exons aCGGAGGGAATATCCAATATGTGGTTAACAACGGCCGAAGCCAGCAGTCTAGCCTCAGAAGAAGTTGCTTCACGATTACGGGTAGACGTACGCACAGGATTAAATCGACGAGAAGCAGATTTACGTCGACAATTAACGGGTTATAATGAATTAACAGTAAAAGAAGAGGAACCTACATGGAAAAAATATgtagaacaatttaaaaatccattgatattattattattaggttCAGCATTCGTTAGTGTTTGTATGAAACAATTTGACGATGCTGTCAGTATAACAATTGCGATTATAATTGTTGTAACAGTCGCTTTTGTACAAGAATATAGATCTGAAAAATCTTTAGAAGAATTGAATAAGTTGGTGCCCCCGACATGTCACTG TTATCGAGAGGGACATGTCGAGAGTTTTCTGGCACGTGAATTAGTACCAGGAGATgtagtatttttaaatgtcgGTGATAGAGTTCCTGCAGATTTACGATTAATTGAAGCCATAGATCTTGCCGTTGATGAAAGTAGTTTCACGGGTGAAACAGAACCAGCTAGAAAGCAAACACAAGCCACATTAAAAGCAATGGGTCATAGTGAAATGTGTAACATTGCATTTATGGGTACTCTTGTCCGGTGTGGAAACGGAAAA GGAATTGTAGTAAGTACAGGAGAAAAATCTGAGtttggaaatgtttttaaaatgatgttAGAAGAGGAAGCACCAAAAACACCCCTACAACGTAGTATGGATGTTTTAGGAACTCAATTATcatttatatcttttattattattggtgtGATTATGCTTTTGGGATGGCTCCAAGGTAAACCAATTCTAGAGATGTTTACAATTGGTGTCAGTTTAGCTGTGGCTGCTATTCCCGAAG GCTTACCCATTGTGGTTACGGTAACATTAGCATTAGGTGTAATGCGTATGGCGAAACGAAACGCCATTGTTAAAAAACTTCCAACAGTTGAAACATTGGGATGCGTAAATGTTATTTGTTCAGATAAGACAGGAACAATCACTAAAAATGAAATGACAGTGACAGTGTTAGTGACTTCGGATGGATACTTAGCAGAAGTTTCAGGGGCTGGATATAACGATCAAGGAGAAATACGTTTTCATCGGTGTGATAATATCGACCGTGCTCGAGAGTCAGTATATAATCTATTAGAG gtTGGCTCAGTGTGTAACAATGCTGTAATAAATGGTGAAACACTATTGGGAACACCAACTGAAGGTGCACTTTTAGCTGCTGCTATGAAACACGGAATGTATGGAATAAGTGAACGCTATATTCGATTAGAAGAATTGCCATTCTCATctgaacaaaaaatgatgattgtgaaatgtatacataaatatagTGATACAAAAGATGAAGTATATTTTGTGAAAGGTGCATTAGATCGTATTCTACCAAAATGTACTAAGTATATTCATAATGGACAATTACATATGTTTGATAAAAAGAAACAAGATGAATATCTAGCTGAAGCACATGAAATTGGTCGCAAAG gTTTAAGAGTAATTGGTATGGCAAAAGGTTCCTcattaaatgatttaatatacATGGGTTTAGTTGGTATATGTGATCCACCACGTCCAATGGTACGTGAATCAATCAGCATATTACAACAATCTGGCGTTAAAGTAAAAATGGTGACTGGAGATGCATACGAAACAGCTGTTGCCATCGCTAATACAATTGGTTTAGATACAATGCAGCATATGCAAACACTATCTGGTGATCAAATTGATTCAATGTCTGATATCGAATTAGAGAAGTGTATAAATAATGTAAGCGTGTTCTATCGTGTTACGCCCAAACATAAGTTATCCATTGTAAAAGCGTTACAACACACCGGTAATATTGTGGGTATGACTGGTGATGGTGTTAACGATGGTGTAGCATTGAAGAAAGCTGATATTGGTATTGCTATGGGTAAAAATGGTACAGATGTATGCAAGGAGGCAGCTGATATGATTTTAGTTGATGatgattttcatacaataat tGCAGCAATTGAAGAAGGgaaaggtatattttataatatcagGAACTTCGTTCGATTTCAACTATCCACTTCCATTGCAGCCTTATCACTAATTGCACTAGCAACATTGATGGGAATACCAAATCCACTTAATGCTATGCAg attttatggATTAACATTATAATGGATGGCCCCCCAGCTCAAAGTTTAGGCGTTGAACCTGTTGATCATGATGTTTTAAGACAGCGTCCACGTAATACAAAAGAACCAATGATTACACGTGctgtaataataaatgtattaatgTCAGCGTCTGTAATTATAATTGGTACATTGTGGGTTTTTAAACGTGAAATGAGTGATAACATAATTACACCACGTGATACAACAATGACATTCacatgttttgtattatttgatatGTTTAATGCTTTATCATGTCGATCACAAACAAAAAGTGTATTCACTATTGGTTTGTTTagtaatcgattttttttagtgGCTGTTAGCCTGTCATTACTTGGCCAACTTGCAGTCATTTATTTCCAACCATTGCAAGTGGTCTTCCAAACTGAAGCACTCGAATTAAAGG ATTTAGTATTTCTTGTATCATTGACATCAACTGTATGGATTATCTCAGagataaagaaatttattgaaCGCACAATTGAAAAGCGCAGTTTAATGCGGGGAATGAGAGCGGATCTGGATTATGTATGA
- the LOC123297596 gene encoding calcium-transporting ATPase type 2C member 1 isoform X1, with protein MELEYPIIRHPSAEDHERLLRARTKYEKKKITTNGLIETEGISNMWLTTAEASSLASEEVASRLRVDVRTGLNRREADLRRQLTGYNELTVKEEEPTWKKYVEQFKNPLILLLLGSAFVSVCMKQFDDAVSITIAIIIVVTVAFVQEYRSEKSLEELNKLVPPTCHCYREGHVESFLARELVPGDVVFLNVGDRVPADLRLIEAIDLAVDESSFTGETEPARKQTQATLKAMGHSEMCNIAFMGTLVRCGNGKGIVVSTGEKSEFGNVFKMMLEEEAPKTPLQRSMDVLGTQLSFISFIIIGVIMLLGWLQGKPILEMFTIGVSLAVAAIPEGLPIVVTVTLALGVMRMAKRNAIVKKLPTVETLGCVNVICSDKTGTITKNEMTVTVLVTSDGYLAEVSGAGYNDQGEIRFHRCDNIDRARESVYNLLEVGSVCNNAVINGETLLGTPTEGALLAAAMKHGMYGISERYIRLEELPFSSEQKMMIVKCIHKYSDTKDEVYFVKGALDRILPKCTKYIHNGQLHMFDKKKQDEYLAEAHEIGRKGLRVIGMAKGSSLNDLIYMGLVGICDPPRPMVRESISILQQSGVKVKMVTGDAYETAVAIANTIGLDTMQHMQTLSGDQIDSMSDIELEKCINNVSVFYRVTPKHKLSIVKALQHTGNIVGMTGDGVNDGVALKKADIGIAMGKNGTDVCKEAADMILVDDDFHTIIAAIEEGKGIFYNIRNFVRFQLSTSIAALSLIALATLMGIPNPLNAMQILWINIIMDGPPAQSLGVEPVDHDVLRQRPRNTKEPMITRAVIINVLMSASVIIIGTLWVFKREMSDNIITPRDTTMTFTCFVLFDMFNALSCRSQTKSVFTIGLFSNRFFLVAVSLSLLGQLAVIYFQPLQVVFQTEALELKDLVFLVSLTSTVWIISEIKKFIERTIEKRSLMRGMRADLDYV; from the exons aCGGAGGGAATATCCAATATGTGGTTAACAACGGCCGAAGCCAGCAGTCTAGCCTCAGAAGAAGTTGCTTCACGATTACGGGTAGACGTACGCACAGGATTAAATCGACGAGAAGCAGATTTACGTCGACAATTAACGGGTTATAATGAATTAACAGTAAAAGAAGAGGAACCTACATGGAAAAAATATgtagaacaatttaaaaatccattgatattattattattaggttCAGCATTCGTTAGTGTTTGTATGAAACAATTTGACGATGCTGTCAGTATAACAATTGCGATTATAATTGTTGTAACAGTCGCTTTTGTACAAGAATATAGATCTGAAAAATCTTTAGAAGAATTGAATAAGTTGGTGCCCCCGACATGTCACTG TTATCGAGAGGGACATGTCGAGAGTTTTCTGGCACGTGAATTAGTACCAGGAGATgtagtatttttaaatgtcgGTGATAGAGTTCCTGCAGATTTACGATTAATTGAAGCCATAGATCTTGCCGTTGATGAAAGTAGTTTCACGGGTGAAACAGAACCAGCTAGAAAGCAAACACAAGCCACATTAAAAGCAATGGGTCATAGTGAAATGTGTAACATTGCATTTATGGGTACTCTTGTCCGGTGTGGAAACGGAAAA GGAATTGTAGTAAGTACAGGAGAAAAATCTGAGtttggaaatgtttttaaaatgatgttAGAAGAGGAAGCACCAAAAACACCCCTACAACGTAGTATGGATGTTTTAGGAACTCAATTATcatttatatcttttattattattggtgtGATTATGCTTTTGGGATGGCTCCAAGGTAAACCAATTCTAGAGATGTTTACAATTGGTGTCAGTTTAGCTGTGGCTGCTATTCCCGAAG GCTTACCCATTGTGGTTACGGTAACATTAGCATTAGGTGTAATGCGTATGGCGAAACGAAACGCCATTGTTAAAAAACTTCCAACAGTTGAAACATTGGGATGCGTAAATGTTATTTGTTCAGATAAGACAGGAACAATCACTAAAAATGAAATGACAGTGACAGTGTTAGTGACTTCGGATGGATACTTAGCAGAAGTTTCAGGGGCTGGATATAACGATCAAGGAGAAATACGTTTTCATCGGTGTGATAATATCGACCGTGCTCGAGAGTCAGTATATAATCTATTAGAG gtTGGCTCAGTGTGTAACAATGCTGTAATAAATGGTGAAACACTATTGGGAACACCAACTGAAGGTGCACTTTTAGCTGCTGCTATGAAACACGGAATGTATGGAATAAGTGAACGCTATATTCGATTAGAAGAATTGCCATTCTCATctgaacaaaaaatgatgattgtgaaatgtatacataaatatagTGATACAAAAGATGAAGTATATTTTGTGAAAGGTGCATTAGATCGTATTCTACCAAAATGTACTAAGTATATTCATAATGGACAATTACATATGTTTGATAAAAAGAAACAAGATGAATATCTAGCTGAAGCACATGAAATTGGTCGCAAAG gTTTAAGAGTAATTGGTATGGCAAAAGGTTCCTcattaaatgatttaatatacATGGGTTTAGTTGGTATATGTGATCCACCACGTCCAATGGTACGTGAATCAATCAGCATATTACAACAATCTGGCGTTAAAGTAAAAATGGTGACTGGAGATGCATACGAAACAGCTGTTGCCATCGCTAATACAATTGGTTTAGATACAATGCAGCATATGCAAACACTATCTGGTGATCAAATTGATTCAATGTCTGATATCGAATTAGAGAAGTGTATAAATAATGTAAGCGTGTTCTATCGTGTTACGCCCAAACATAAGTTATCCATTGTAAAAGCGTTACAACACACCGGTAATATTGTGGGTATGACTGGTGATGGTGTTAACGATGGTGTAGCATTGAAGAAAGCTGATATTGGTATTGCTATGGGTAAAAATGGTACAGATGTATGCAAGGAGGCAGCTGATATGATTTTAGTTGATGatgattttcatacaataat tGCAGCAATTGAAGAAGGgaaaggtatattttataatatcagGAACTTCGTTCGATTTCAACTATCCACTTCCATTGCAGCCTTATCACTAATTGCACTAGCAACATTGATGGGAATACCAAATCCACTTAATGCTATGCAg attttatggATTAACATTATAATGGATGGCCCCCCAGCTCAAAGTTTAGGCGTTGAACCTGTTGATCATGATGTTTTAAGACAGCGTCCACGTAATACAAAAGAACCAATGATTACACGTGctgtaataataaatgtattaatgTCAGCGTCTGTAATTATAATTGGTACATTGTGGGTTTTTAAACGTGAAATGAGTGATAACATAATTACACCACGTGATACAACAATGACATTCacatgttttgtattatttgatatGTTTAATGCTTTATCATGTCGATCACAAACAAAAAGTGTATTCACTATTGGTTTGTTTagtaatcgattttttttagtgGCTGTTAGCCTGTCATTACTTGGCCAACTTGCAGTCATTTATTTCCAACCATTGCAAGTGGTCTTCCAAACTGAAGCACTCGAATTAAAGG ATTTAGTATTTCTTGTATCATTGACATCAACTGTATGGATTATCTCAGagataaagaaatttattgaaCGCACAATTGAAAAGCGCAGTTTAATGCGGGGAATGAGAGCGGATCTGGATTATGTATGA
- the LOC123297596 gene encoding calcium-transporting ATPase type 2C member 1 isoform X3, whose amino-acid sequence MKPCSIQIEDHERLLRARTKYEKKKITTNGLIETEGISNMWLTTAEASSLASEEVASRLRVDVRTGLNRREADLRRQLTGYNELTVKEEEPTWKKYVEQFKNPLILLLLGSAFVSVCMKQFDDAVSITIAIIIVVTVAFVQEYRSEKSLEELNKLVPPTCHCYREGHVESFLARELVPGDVVFLNVGDRVPADLRLIEAIDLAVDESSFTGETEPARKQTQATLKAMGHSEMCNIAFMGTLVRCGNGKGIVVSTGEKSEFGNVFKMMLEEEAPKTPLQRSMDVLGTQLSFISFIIIGVIMLLGWLQGKPILEMFTIGVSLAVAAIPEGLPIVVTVTLALGVMRMAKRNAIVKKLPTVETLGCVNVICSDKTGTITKNEMTVTVLVTSDGYLAEVSGAGYNDQGEIRFHRCDNIDRARESVYNLLEVGSVCNNAVINGETLLGTPTEGALLAAAMKHGMYGISERYIRLEELPFSSEQKMMIVKCIHKYSDTKDEVYFVKGALDRILPKCTKYIHNGQLHMFDKKKQDEYLAEAHEIGRKGLRVIGMAKGSSLNDLIYMGLVGICDPPRPMVRESISILQQSGVKVKMVTGDAYETAVAIANTIGLDTMQHMQTLSGDQIDSMSDIELEKCINNVSVFYRVTPKHKLSIVKALQHTGNIVGMTGDGVNDGVALKKADIGIAMGKNGTDVCKEAADMILVDDDFHTIIAAIEEGKGIFYNIRNFVRFQLSTSIAALSLIALATLMGIPNPLNAMQILWINIIMDGPPAQSLGVEPVDHDVLRQRPRNTKEPMITRAVIINVLMSASVIIIGTLWVFKREMSDNIITPRDTTMTFTCFVLFDMFNALSCRSQTKSVFTIGLFSNRFFLVAVSLSLLGQLAVIYFQPLQVVFQTEALELKDLVFLVSLTSTVWIISEIKKFIERTIEKRSLMRGMRADLDYV is encoded by the exons aCGGAGGGAATATCCAATATGTGGTTAACAACGGCCGAAGCCAGCAGTCTAGCCTCAGAAGAAGTTGCTTCACGATTACGGGTAGACGTACGCACAGGATTAAATCGACGAGAAGCAGATTTACGTCGACAATTAACGGGTTATAATGAATTAACAGTAAAAGAAGAGGAACCTACATGGAAAAAATATgtagaacaatttaaaaatccattgatattattattattaggttCAGCATTCGTTAGTGTTTGTATGAAACAATTTGACGATGCTGTCAGTATAACAATTGCGATTATAATTGTTGTAACAGTCGCTTTTGTACAAGAATATAGATCTGAAAAATCTTTAGAAGAATTGAATAAGTTGGTGCCCCCGACATGTCACTG TTATCGAGAGGGACATGTCGAGAGTTTTCTGGCACGTGAATTAGTACCAGGAGATgtagtatttttaaatgtcgGTGATAGAGTTCCTGCAGATTTACGATTAATTGAAGCCATAGATCTTGCCGTTGATGAAAGTAGTTTCACGGGTGAAACAGAACCAGCTAGAAAGCAAACACAAGCCACATTAAAAGCAATGGGTCATAGTGAAATGTGTAACATTGCATTTATGGGTACTCTTGTCCGGTGTGGAAACGGAAAA GGAATTGTAGTAAGTACAGGAGAAAAATCTGAGtttggaaatgtttttaaaatgatgttAGAAGAGGAAGCACCAAAAACACCCCTACAACGTAGTATGGATGTTTTAGGAACTCAATTATcatttatatcttttattattattggtgtGATTATGCTTTTGGGATGGCTCCAAGGTAAACCAATTCTAGAGATGTTTACAATTGGTGTCAGTTTAGCTGTGGCTGCTATTCCCGAAG GCTTACCCATTGTGGTTACGGTAACATTAGCATTAGGTGTAATGCGTATGGCGAAACGAAACGCCATTGTTAAAAAACTTCCAACAGTTGAAACATTGGGATGCGTAAATGTTATTTGTTCAGATAAGACAGGAACAATCACTAAAAATGAAATGACAGTGACAGTGTTAGTGACTTCGGATGGATACTTAGCAGAAGTTTCAGGGGCTGGATATAACGATCAAGGAGAAATACGTTTTCATCGGTGTGATAATATCGACCGTGCTCGAGAGTCAGTATATAATCTATTAGAG gtTGGCTCAGTGTGTAACAATGCTGTAATAAATGGTGAAACACTATTGGGAACACCAACTGAAGGTGCACTTTTAGCTGCTGCTATGAAACACGGAATGTATGGAATAAGTGAACGCTATATTCGATTAGAAGAATTGCCATTCTCATctgaacaaaaaatgatgattgtgaaatgtatacataaatatagTGATACAAAAGATGAAGTATATTTTGTGAAAGGTGCATTAGATCGTATTCTACCAAAATGTACTAAGTATATTCATAATGGACAATTACATATGTTTGATAAAAAGAAACAAGATGAATATCTAGCTGAAGCACATGAAATTGGTCGCAAAG gTTTAAGAGTAATTGGTATGGCAAAAGGTTCCTcattaaatgatttaatatacATGGGTTTAGTTGGTATATGTGATCCACCACGTCCAATGGTACGTGAATCAATCAGCATATTACAACAATCTGGCGTTAAAGTAAAAATGGTGACTGGAGATGCATACGAAACAGCTGTTGCCATCGCTAATACAATTGGTTTAGATACAATGCAGCATATGCAAACACTATCTGGTGATCAAATTGATTCAATGTCTGATATCGAATTAGAGAAGTGTATAAATAATGTAAGCGTGTTCTATCGTGTTACGCCCAAACATAAGTTATCCATTGTAAAAGCGTTACAACACACCGGTAATATTGTGGGTATGACTGGTGATGGTGTTAACGATGGTGTAGCATTGAAGAAAGCTGATATTGGTATTGCTATGGGTAAAAATGGTACAGATGTATGCAAGGAGGCAGCTGATATGATTTTAGTTGATGatgattttcatacaataat tGCAGCAATTGAAGAAGGgaaaggtatattttataatatcagGAACTTCGTTCGATTTCAACTATCCACTTCCATTGCAGCCTTATCACTAATTGCACTAGCAACATTGATGGGAATACCAAATCCACTTAATGCTATGCAg attttatggATTAACATTATAATGGATGGCCCCCCAGCTCAAAGTTTAGGCGTTGAACCTGTTGATCATGATGTTTTAAGACAGCGTCCACGTAATACAAAAGAACCAATGATTACACGTGctgtaataataaatgtattaatgTCAGCGTCTGTAATTATAATTGGTACATTGTGGGTTTTTAAACGTGAAATGAGTGATAACATAATTACACCACGTGATACAACAATGACATTCacatgttttgtattatttgatatGTTTAATGCTTTATCATGTCGATCACAAACAAAAAGTGTATTCACTATTGGTTTGTTTagtaatcgattttttttagtgGCTGTTAGCCTGTCATTACTTGGCCAACTTGCAGTCATTTATTTCCAACCATTGCAAGTGGTCTTCCAAACTGAAGCACTCGAATTAAAGG ATTTAGTATTTCTTGTATCATTGACATCAACTGTATGGATTATCTCAGagataaagaaatttattgaaCGCACAATTGAAAAGCGCAGTTTAATGCGGGGAATGAGAGCGGATCTGGATTATGTATGA